AGCTCCTTTTGTGCCTTCTTAAGGTCATCTTCGACCTTGATCTATGCCTCCTTGGCATTTTGAGTGTGCACCTTGCTCATTGTGACCTCGTGGTCCAAAATGTAGTTGTGTTGAATAAAGGCAAGGAAGGCCTGCAATTCAAAACATATATTAAACacttataaaaaaaaagtttggcATTAAACACAGAGTTAATCAATCTTTAAGGAAAACTTACCGAAGAAAATAATTCTCCACTCTTTACAGCCTGTTATGAACTCCCACTAGGGAGTCCCAAGGTTGTTGCAACATTGACCCATGCAGGTCAAGGCATCCGAACCTAGTTGAGCTCCTGAGGTATTGACATCattgttgaccatgaattcggGAACGTTGCAACTGAGAGTAGATCCACACGAGAATGAGATAGTTACTTCCAATTTGGGGTGTCCCGACTTTCTAGGAAGAAATGGGAAGTTACCGAAAATAGAGATTTCGTTGGACTATCTAcgttaaaaccctaatccaaaaccctatttcttgtACTGCACGAAGCTTATAACCCAATACCCTGTAACCTTAAAAGTGTCGTTTTTACTAGTTTTTGCCATATTTTTTGCCTAAACAGATCCTTATTCACTAAAAATGCTAGTCCATACagatcaaaaacacaatttttacataaaatattttaagaatacgacaagaaatgagaaaattttcTCATGCGTGAAAACTAAAAAAGAAcgtaaacaaacaaaaaaagggGCAAGGTTTGAGAACTTACACAGAATTGATCGTGGGAATGAATGGATCATCAATTGAAAGATCGGAAGCGGAAACAGTCTTATGGAACCAAACGATTGAACGTTGATTTGTTTCTTTGGCTTAGAGAACATACGGGGGCTTGGAGCTCTTGTTTGTGATTCGTTTATGAAAGTTGAGGGAGAGAAACTGAAGATGGAGAATATGAAAAAAAGGTTTAAATAGGTGGCAGTTCAGAGGGTGATCTGAGCCCTTGAATCAGATTAGACATGATCTGATGGACCAAGTTTGATCTTTAAAACTGGCGAAAAAATGTTAAATAGGAAAAGACGTGTGCAGAaagagagtacttgagtactcttaaCATCAATCCCTGTGATGACACGTGCCCCCGCTCGAGTATGGTAGGTGGGTGCGTTTTCTGAAAGTGgaattcaaaagtttccttctcacagaattcgaaccaacacttttgagggggcaaaatgttgcACCAAAATTTCGAGAATAATTAAATAGcatcgaaatgtaggctcgtaaagtgtgaGCTTGAGATTAGCAAGTTTTAGCATTATACTTGTATAATGTGTTACGTAGTTCCAGAGCTACGTTATCAGCGCTcaagcatgagttgcaggcttgAAGGCAACAAGGGTCTTCCCGAAAGATGAGTCTGAAAAGATCAACGAATCAAGGAGGTAGCGACAATTGGAATGATGAGTTCGAAGCTACGtgtgatctcgaaagcgcgtTGGAGGAGTGTTCAAACCCGAAGACGCGTTAAATTAATGCACAAAGATGTTATTGGGAAATCCCTACAATCAGGGGATTTAGTCCAAACTGTGTAATTAACCCTATTGTTTACAAATGTTTATTCACAATAAATGCGATCGACTGTGTTTAAACTACGAGATTTGTTTTCTCAATTTAGACCTGATATGCATCTTCTAATGTCCCTAAGATTAAGGGAGAATTCTTGTAACCAAGCCTATAAATAGTTTGGGAATAGTCATAAAGAGAGGCCATTTTTGTATTGAGAAACACTCTGTGAAATTGCTCTTCCTTAAAGCTTTCACGTAGAtttcaataaaagtgactcgtgaacGTAGAtatattttaactgctgaactacattaaaatatttgttcttcttttcttactaAATCACATATTTGCTTTATTGCTCTTATTTTGGGTTGACGAAAAATTTCGTCAACAAAATCCAATTAGGAATCGATCTaatccaactataattaaaaaaatatatattttatatatagtacattatatataaatatatttaattggatTGTTGTTGTTTTTGGATGCTATGTTAGCACTTTGGAGATGTTGTTGTTGTGTTCATATTATGTTACTGTCTAAGTACTCTTTTATTGGCTTTGAAACATTAGTTTTAACTTTGAATGGTTGtgttgtaaacttaatattttaatgactCAATGTGGTAATTGTAAGAACCTAATTTAGTATTATTACTAAATAATATTTAGTTTTTTGTatgctttttttttatttgttaatttatttaatattaaaatttaggTTTAAAGATAAAATAACTGATTCAATCAAATTAAAATTGGATTGGATTTTGAAGCCAAATTGGAATGAATTAGATGATGATTTTAAACATCCAATctttaattggattggattagtTAGGGATAAAACGGTTGGATGAGATCTGATTGGATGGGCACCCCTACACATACTTAAAGGGAGATTAGAAAGATCTTCCAACAAAACTGCCACCACAAGACTCAATATCACTATTTCTCTTAACTAGTTGTgatttttctaaaatattttttctataatttttatttatttcaaaatagtttttttaatattttttctacaCGTTGATTTTATGGGTCGATTCTACTGTGAGCCTTGGATGCTATTTGGTTAGGTCCAAACCAATCTAATCAAGCTTGCCTCCATGAAACTCTCAAAGGATAGGCGCAAAGGTCCTCAGCCTTAGGTTGCACCTTGCATGGTTAGATCTACTCAACGATCCAGACTTGGTCTCTACGTGCTTATTGTGATTCAAGAGTAGGGAGTAATCTATATCTAATCTATAGAAATAAGCTTAACCACCTCATTGAGGAACCTCATTGGTCCATGAGGTCACATTAATCATTAGTTTAAATTGTCTctacctttttttttcttctttttataaTTACTCTTCAAATAATGTTAAATTTCTCTTGAGCATTTACTTTCATTTATTGACATTCAAGCTTcttcattataaaaattattcagTCATATATCAAATCCAATCCCACCATACAAACGAGACCTAAATATTGATAGTAGCTTTCCTAGTTGGCCCGAACGATGATTTTATGGGTCGATTCTATTGTGAGCCAGCTTGGATGCCAGTTAGGTTAGGCCCTAACCAATCTAACCAAACTTGCCTCCATGAAATTATCAAAGGATAGGCGCAAGGGTCCTCGGCCTTAGGTTGCACGCCTTGCATGACTTGAAAACTTCGTAGATTGTTAACTTACATGTGTACTCTTGCAATCTTAGGGTACTGGTAGGTGCACATCATTACATTGTTAGGAGGTAAGTTCTTTAGTCCCATCATATTTGGGTATGGAAGCATGCTTGTGTGATAGCTTTCTTAGTCGATAATAGGTGGAGTCTCCACTTTGCCTCCTCAAGTAAAACTTCTTTCATGATTATAGACAATCTACACTTTTAATCTAATCAACGATCCAGACTCGGCCTCTATGTACTTATTGCAATTCTACAGTAAGGAGCAATCTATATTTATGTTGTAGAAAAAAGCTTAACTACCATATTTGTTCTAAATTGAAACTTGAGGTTTAAATTGTCTCTGCAATTTTTTGCTCTCACTATAATTGCTCTCCAAATAATGTTAGATTCCTCTAAAACATTTACTTTCATTTATTAACATTCTAGCTTCTTCATTGGAGATCATTTGACAAGTATTAAACTAATACCAACCTCTAGAAATTACTTCTATTTGAAGGATAATTCctaagggtctgattggttcgcgattagaaaactgtatttttgaaaagtagattctgaaatgaaaatctgaatttagtgactgaaaacatgtttctgaaaatgtgattgattcaatgtcagtaaactgttttttagtttaaaaaaatagaatatatGATTGGTAGAAAATCTGAAAATACAACATAAACAAAATAAGTGATTGGTAGATTTTGTATGCTATATCAGCAACATGaataaaatttgattaagatcaatgattcatatttatagttgttaattaatatttctaaaaataaaatttgattttttcaaatttttggatggGTTACCtaatgaaaaatgtgtatttattatgaaaatataatattgtaaacttttcatttttcaaatgcatgtcgatttctaaatatagctatgGTGTCTCATTGGttagaaacaacattaattatgacaaaaaaataataactatattcaaaattaatgtagaaaaaaaatatttacctatgacttgctataccaagttactatgttgccacatcatcataatttttAGTACCCATCTATAGGTGGTAACCATTAAAAAGTcttccacatatatatatatatatataaattagtcTAACTACCCAACCAAACATACCCACCATCTTACTCATTAATCAGTGTTATTATCTTGTCATTTtttgttgttatatatatatatatatatatatagatgggaGTGGAGTGGAGTGGAGCAGTTAAAAAGAGAAAATGGCTTTAGTTCACAAAATGGAGAAAACGATATTTTCTCGTTTTTCATTTGGCAGTGTAAAATTTGAATATTGATTTGGATTCCATTTTACAAAATAACTTACCATTCACTTATTTTGATGGGACCCACAAACTCTAAATTTTCAAAACTATAAAATTGAACCCAAAATACATACCAATCACACCCTAAGAGACTTTAAAGGCTCATGATTAGTAAAGACACGTGTCCATTGTTTGTTTCTTCATAGTATTAAGTGAGATATTGCAAAATATATACAAAGTTCATTAAAAAAAAGCTTGTATAGAAAACATTCCATTAGTCCATACACCCACCAGGTTTCAGGGATGTTTGTGAGGTTGGATTATGATACCAAAATAGCACTTTACAACAATATGGgaaaaaattgttattttctatatTTATGGTCATAATTTATGCCATAAAATATGGTAACTCTTGCAAAAACaagaaaaaagtttaaaatacgaGAATCGTACAAAATACTacaaacaaaataacataaacaaaaaTACATTCTTTCTCTTACTTTCCTATCTCCCTCACTTATCTTTCACTctctctcttcattttctctcacAACAATAACAACCAACCATTTTCTCTCACAACACTACGAGTTCTCTCACACCGGTAACCAAAAACGGATGTTGTACCTCCGGTCACCGCTGACaccatctcttcttcttcttcttcttcctcctcctcgcgtttttcttcttcttagacacgttcttcttcttcttcgttttCGTTGTTATTtcggatctgattttttttctttccagatCTGAATTTTTTGTGAACCGAGCTGTAACTAGTTACCTTATTcaatctccttcttcttcttcatgttaGATTTTGCACttcagatttgatttttttttcttacagCCCTAACTGTAATCGGTTACCATCACGATTTGTTCAggtttttttttccagatttgaTTTTTTTCAGACATGTTTAAGTAACCATGTACCATGACGACTAattctttttattcatatatgattttttttagaccAAGCTGTAATTAGATATGATAACgatcaatttagattttttttgtttagatctgattttgttttcacacttgactaagtaaccaggtaccatggtgactttttttttttaaatctgatttttttttttacaaacctagttgtaaccagttacgattatgatcagATTAAATTTTTTGTTTGCATCCTATTTTTTTCCAGGTTTGGCTAAGTAATTGGTTCCCATTTTTTTCAAATCTAATTTTTTTCCACACCTAGTTGTAACGAGCTACCTTcatgatcaatttagtttatttttttaatatcgattttttttcttttccaaatctcactaagtaactagttaccaccaCACTGCTTTGATAATGGTAACTAGTATACATCACTAAAAAAATTGACAGTGGCGTACTATTACTACTAATAAAACtgattttgatagtggtaaccagtatacatcactaaaaaaaaattgacagtgaCGTATGATTACTACcacataaaaaaatcaaaattgttttgatagtggtaaccggTTACTGCGGAGAAAAtcttgaagaagataaaaaatggaagaaaagaaaaagaagaaataaGAATAAAAAGCATGGAGAAGGTCTCATttgttttttcaaaaaataatgtaaaaaatgttttataaaatattaatgttgaaaaatattacaaatagattaaaattataaaagtaacCTCAAAATATATGAAAACTAGCTACTAAAACTGTATAAAAATATTCCTAAAAAAGctgtagaaaaataaaatatggtatacaaataaaaCATTACAAATATATGGGGAAAAAAACTCcaataaaaatgtaaacaaaaaaaacatgtcattaaaaacttaagaaaaaaaacagccatatttttcaaaattttaaaaagaaaTCTCATATTTGGTATAATaatagaggaaattacattttatatgaggtttttaatagagtgtgcaaaaatatgactttaaaaaaaaaaatgttaatctatgatttttttttaaagaattttcacttttatgggtttatttccctatatttttgtataaaagttggtttatgccatagttttactcttaatcaagttttattaatttggaaaggtatgtttgtaatttgattattatttttttagcttatttgttattttatatttttttatattactaattttatattaaaattttctttggttgttttgcaattttttttttgtaatatgaattgtttttaaaattattttttatttattataaacattttttcctgTTTTTTTAGATtgacgtttcttttttcaaatcctgggtaaggtaaccaattacttgattgatcttagacaattatgtaaaaaaaaaattatagagctagattaaataacatgtaccaggaggggtaaccaattatcttgagaggagtaactttctgccataagaggggtaaccagttaccataaaaggggtgacgagttactcatattaaatattaaaagaaacatcaaatttgaagaaaaaagaggaaaaacactttattaaaaaaagaagaataagtaactatgattttagtaacataagtaacaaATTACATAAAGAAcgcataaatatacacacaccagaacaTGAAGGTAGCCaattacccccagaaatatacacacaaagaacgtgaatgtaaccagttacccattcatgttttcatatttttattagttttcttttcaaattttggtATTTCTATAAGCGTTACAGTAAAGAGAAAATGTTGAAAAATTTGATTTGatattttttacatatagtggaaaaaactataaaaaaatttacaataataaaagataataaataaataaatagtaaaataattatgtaatgttaaaatatatgtgtgaaaaaaataaaaaataaaacaaaagaaatgatgaaggaaaaaaaaacggatgaataaataaaaatgaaaagaagaagaagaaaaataatggaaaaatgaaaagaaaaaaatatgaataaaaaaattggtagaaaaaaatatgaatgaaaaaattggtagaaaaaaatgaaaaaatagaagaagaaaaaaagaaaaaaaacagatcatatgtgtgaaaaaagtaaaaaaaaaaaaaaaaggagaaaataataaatacaaaaatgaataaaaaataaaaggaaaaaaaaataaaaaaagaaaactgaaaaagtatgaaaaaaaacaaaataatataaatgaaataaaaaaatagataaataaataaaactgaaaagaagaagaagaatggaaaaattaaaagaaaaaataatgaaagaaaaaattgatagaaaaaataaagaaaaaataagtaagaaaaaagaaaagaaaaaaagtgaaaaaaaataataaaaaaatgaagaaaaaaaaattatcttcaaaatcaaacaaaacataactataataacaataaattaagtCATTTCTATATTTTAGTTAACTATTACAAATTTTCCATACTAAAAATGTTTCTcgtacattaattttttttatcaataaatTTTCCgtcatatttttataaaattctcATCTCGTCCATGCTTTTGGATCATTCTCAGCTAGCTCGCAAGGTCCAGTCCAATAACAACAAAGGCCCAACTTCTTAGATTGGATCAGGTCCACCAAGATAAACTGTGGGCCCAAAAAGTCAACAATCGTTGAGTTGACCAAGAAAAACCAGTCCATTGGCCATTTCGGCACGTTAAACCGTGTTCATTATTCAACTTTGGAATCTGCTCTAATATAATTAACGTGACTATTAAAGTTACAATTTATTAATAGAAGTAATAAAGATTAATATTCccctcaaaaaataaaaaataaaaaaaataacaagattAATAAGACATCAAAACCATTTATTAATTCAATCGATCCCAAAATCTACGTACCAGGATGAGATGACCGTTGTTTTTTCTTTAATGGAGATGGTCTGAAATCCTAAAGATTGTCGTTTAAGCTAAACGACTAAAAAATCCTTACACGTCTATTTTTCTCATGAGTCTCGAGTctcaaaatattaaataataatgagAGTCAGAGAGTGAGAGGAATTTTCAGAGAAGTTTACGAAGTCAATGGAGTCAATTTAAAAAAAACAGAGTCAGATTCTAATGGTTCTTCACCAAAATCCATATATGTATGGAAACACTCCAATTCTCCATTACCCATTAGCCAAAAACTGTTATAATCTCCATTTCTCGTTCCTAAAATTTCTCCACTGTTACAACTCATCAAGAAATCCATGGTTGATTCCTCTTCTTCCTCAGCTGAAACCAAACTCGCAACGGCCAAGATGGTTTTGTCGACGGCGGCGTCAGTGGCCGCCACAGCAATGCTTGTACGGTCACTAGTGAATGATTTCATGCCCGATGAAATCCAAGTCCTGTTGTTCTCTGGCATCAGGAATTTCTTGAATCGATTTTCGTCCCAGATGACTATGGTGCTTGACGAGTTCGATGGTCTGGTCAACAATGAAATCTACGAGGCTGCGGAGGTTTACCTCGGTGAGAAAGTCTCTCCCTCGACGCAGAGACTCAAAGTGAGTAAAGCCGAGAAGGAGAAGAACTTCACCGTCGCCATGGAACGCGGCGAGACCATTGTGGACGTCTTTAATGGAGTCAAATTCACATGGATTTTGGTCTGTAGACATATCGAGTCCAAAAACTTTTACAACCCTCGAGATCTCAATTCCACGCTCCGATCGGAAGTTCGCTCGTTCGAGCTCAGCTTCCATAAGAAACATCTGGACATGGTTCTCAAATCTTACTTGCCTCACATTCTGACTGATTCCAAATCGGTCAAACAGGAGAAGAAGACCCTCAAGATCTTCACCGTTGACTACGAGAATATCTACAACATCGCAGATGCTTGGATGCCAACGAATCTCGACCACCCGGCGACGTTCGAGACTCTGGCTATGGACTCGGAGATCAAGAACTTCATTCTTGATGATCTTGAGAGGTTCGTGAGGAGGAAGGACTATTACAGAAAAGTTGGGAAAGCATGGAAGAGAGGCTACTTGTTGTACGGACCACCTGGCACTGGAAAATCGAGCTTGATTGCGGCCATGGCCAACTATCTGAATTTCGATGTGTATGATTTGGAGCTTTCGGAGCTCCGGGTCAATTCGGACCTTAGGAAATTGCTGATTGCAATGGCGAACAGGTCCATATTGGTGGTCGAAGATATCGATTGTTCTGTCAACTTTGATGACCGAAACAAGGCTGTGGCAGACTCTTCAAATCCTCATGCAACGACTAACGAGAAACAGGTGAGATTTCTATAATTGAAGTGTTTCATTTGATTAAACAGAGAATGATAATCCTAATGAGATTTCATTCAAGAAAACTAATACAGTTTAGGAAAAgatttattttgtattcactCTAATTCATCTATGCTAGTTAATTTAATGCTCTGTTATTGGCTGTATTGATTGAAATTGTAGGCAGTAGTACATTTAAATCAGACTACTCTTTCAATATTCAATTGGCCTTTCTCAAGTCTTCTTTTTCTCTTATCATTAGTTGTTTCACCTATCTATTTGTGCATGTTGCTGACATTTCCATGTCCATGTAAAGTAGCCATGTCGTATTCTCATGCAATCTTCTCAATTTTGGCAATTCTTCTCCACTTTTTTGATAGAGACAACCAACTTTCCCTGTAACCGTGAGCAGTGTCATATTAAAGTGTGTTCTCTTACTTTTTGTTTTCACTTTTGTACTATATGAGAACTCTATTTGATAAAACTACATATCTAAAGGAATTATATCAATGCATAAACATACAAAAATAGTGATCAGATCATTAATAGTTCTATAGGTGACTTCTTTCATATGAATGAATTTGCTGACTTCTTTTGTTGTAATGCTATAGGTGACTCTGTCTGGCTTGTTAAATTTCATCGACGGGTTATGGTCAAGCTGCGGCGACGAGCGCATCATAATATTCACAACCAATCACAAAGAGCGGCTCGACCCGGCACTGCTGCGGCCAGGTCGCATGGACGTTCACCTCCACATGTCTTACTGCACCCCAGGTGGGTTCAGACTGCTGGCATCGAACTACCTCGGCGTCAAGCACCATCCCCTGTTCGAGGAGATCGAGCAGCAGCTTAAATCCACAGAAGTGACCCCTGCAGAAGTGGCTGAGGAGCTCATAAAGAGTGACGACCCTGAAGCTGCCCTGGGAGGTCTTGTTGAGTTTCTCAAagtgaagaagaaggaaaatgAAGAAGCTAAGCtgaagaaggagaaagaagaggaTGAAAAAGATGTTGCTAAGGCAGAATCGCTTGCTAAAGAAGAGAATGGTACAACTTTAGTTGATACAGAGGCAGATGTAGCTGAAGAGCTCGTAAAGGGTGACCACCTTGAAGTTGCCTTGCAAGGCATTGTTGATTTGCTCAAAGTGAGGAAGAAGGAAAATGGgaaagccaaggtggagaaggaaaaacagagagaaGAAGCTGGTAAGGAAAATGGgaaagccaaggtggagaaggaaaaacagagagaaGAAGCTGGTAAGGAAAATGGGATAGCCAAAGATGTTGAAGCAGAATCAGAAGCTGAAGAAGTGAAGAGTAGTATCAATGTTGGTTGTTGATGTGCAGGGTCAGTCTTGAGAGCGGCTATAGGACTGTGTATTTGGGCTATGGTAAGTTGATGACAATGGCCCAAAAAAGTGAGAATTACATAGAACTAATACAATCTTTTTCGTACAGCTACATTTCATATTTTAACAAAGGGGTTTAGAAAATAAACACATTGATGGTGTTTATCAGAGTATGTATTAGCCCCCAATGTAGCTCTTATATTTTCTAATGTCACATTTGAACTAATCAATTATTGGTTATGTGGCTCTAAAATAAACCAAAGTAAGGCACTGAAAAATGTAAAAGATATACCTTATTCTTCCAAGAATTATCCCAACATTATCCTTCCTAAAATTAGGATTTGTttccatacatatatatataagaaggAAA
The genomic region above belongs to Humulus lupulus chromosome 1, drHumLupu1.1, whole genome shotgun sequence and contains:
- the LOC133812671 gene encoding AAA-ATPase At3g50940-like → MVDSSSSSAETKLATAKMVLSTAASVAATAMLVRSLVNDFMPDEIQVLLFSGIRNFLNRFSSQMTMVLDEFDGLVNNEIYEAAEVYLGEKVSPSTQRLKVSKAEKEKNFTVAMERGETIVDVFNGVKFTWILVCRHIESKNFYNPRDLNSTLRSEVRSFELSFHKKHLDMVLKSYLPHILTDSKSVKQEKKTLKIFTVDYENIYNIADAWMPTNLDHPATFETLAMDSEIKNFILDDLERFVRRKDYYRKVGKAWKRGYLLYGPPGTGKSSLIAAMANYLNFDVYDLELSELRVNSDLRKLLIAMANRSILVVEDIDCSVNFDDRNKAVADSSNPHATTNEKQVTLSGLLNFIDGLWSSCGDERIIIFTTNHKERLDPALLRPGRMDVHLHMSYCTPGGFRLLASNYLGVKHHPLFEEIEQQLKSTEVTPAEVAEELIKSDDPEAALGGLVEFLKVKKKENEEAKLKKEKEEDEKDVAKAESLAKEENGTTLVDTEADVAEELVKGDHLEVALQGIVDLLKVRKKENGKAKVEKEKQREEAGKENGKAKVEKEKQREEAGKENGIAKDVEAESEAEEVKSSINVGC